One segment of Alnus glutinosa chromosome 2, dhAlnGlut1.1, whole genome shotgun sequence DNA contains the following:
- the LOC133860574 gene encoding MDIS1-interacting receptor like kinase 2-like, giving the protein MASSVSVSISICIVVVLAWATCILFVAACDLSLLEPEAKALQETGWWGAHNNPSSRCNWYGITWNAGHGYVAEIDLANVHLRTSLKLNFSSLPNLVRLDLRGTALQGSIPPEIGTLSELTYLNLSNNNLQGSIPLEIGMLSKLTYLDLSNNTLTGELPHSLTNLTQLESFDISSNQINGFISQRLGNLTNLAHLDLGHNKFVGPIPSSLWLLTNLNYLDISENQINGSISIEIGNLQNLAHLYLDANNLAGTIPTRLTECYGLQELLLSHNYLNGSIPPNMRGLSLLNSIDFSRNFISGEIPFELEDLLYLRLLDLSYNNLTGPIPSTFLVVEKLNLSYNSLKGQIPYFYGLYHTSETLIGNKDLYLDTMDFPHPPRNRSTVTKIKLFVSIYFGCFIIFLGFLILRSLIFRRGKVKRTQFESRETKNGNLFSIWNYDGHIAYEDIIEATEDFDIKYCIGTGGYGSVYKAELPCGKVVALKKLHRSEAENPTFDMSFKNEVKVLTEIRHRNIIKLHGFCLHKLCMFLVYEYMERGSLFCVLNNDVEAMELDWRKRVNIIKDTAHALSYMHHECIPAIVHRDITSNNILLNSKLEAFVSDFGTAKLLDPNSSNQTLVAGTYGYIAPELAYTMKVTEKCDVYSFGVVALEILMGRHPTELLTSLSSLSSQNVMLHEILDQRLPLPNHLVAHDIFLVATIAFACLHTKPKSRPEMKSVSQEFLSRKKPIAKPLHAFSLWQLRNQELFMVGPGDETQLSSACC; this is encoded by the exons ATGGCATCCTCCGTTTCcgtttccatttccatttgCATTGTGGTAGTATTAGCATGGGCTAcctgtattttgtttgtagcaGCATGTGATTTGTCATTACTAGAACCAGAGGCGAAGGCTCTGCAGGAGACTGGGTGGTGGGGTGCCCATAACAATCCCTCAAGTCGTTGCAACTGGTACGGTATTACTTGGAATGCTGGTCATGGATACGTGGCAGAGATTGACTTGGCTAATGTCCATTTGAGAACAAGCTTGAAACTCAACTTCTCTTCTTTGCCAAATTTAGTCCGTCTGGATCTTCGTGGAACTGCACTTCAAGGAAGCATCCCACCTGAGATAGGAACTTTATCTGAACTCACCTACCTTAATCTCTCCAACAATAATCTTCAGGGAAGCATCCCACTTGAGATAGGTATGTTATCTAAACTAACCTACCTTGATCTCTCCAACAATACTCTGACAGGTGAGTTGCCTCATTCACTTACAAACCTCACCCAATTAGAGTCGTTTGACATTTCTTCTAATCAAATCAATGGTTTTATCTCCCAAAGATTGGGAAATCTGACGAATCTTGCTCATTTGGATCTGGGTCACAACAAATTTGTTGGACCCATCCCTTCATCTCTTTGGCTTTTAACCAATCTCAACTATCTGGATATAAGTGAAAATCAAATAAATGGTTCCATCTCAATAGAAATAGGAAATTTGCAGAACCTGGCCCATCTGTATCTCGATGCTAACAATCTCGCTGGTACAATTCCTACTCGTCTAACCGAATGCTATGGGTTGCAAGAATTGTTATTGAGCCATAACTACTTAAATGGAAGCATTCCCCCTAATATGAGAGGCCTTTCTTTGCTAAATTCTATTGATTTTAGTCGTAACTTTATCAGTGGAGAAATACCTTTTGAACTTGAGGATCTGTTATATTTAAGGCTCTTGGATCTCAGCTACAATAATCTTACTGGCCCCATTCCCTCTACTTTCCTTGTTGTAGAAAAACTCAACCTCTCTTACAATTCTTTGAAGGGTCAAATTCCATATTTTTATGGTTTGTATCATACATCCGAAACATTAATTGGCAACAAGGATTTATATCTTGACACCATGGATTTCCCTCATCCCCCCAGGAACAGATCAActgtaacaaaaataaaactttttgttTCCATATATTTCGGATGCTTCataatttttcttggatttttaaTTCTTAGAAGTCTTATCTTTCGGCGGGGCAAGGTCAAAAGAACCCAATTTGAGTCGAGAGAAACAAAGAATGGGAATTTGTTCTCGATATGGAATTATGATGGACATATTGCATATGAAGACATCATTGAAGCAACCGAGGACTTCGACATAAAATATTGTATTGGAACCGGTGGTTATGGTAGTGTTTACAAAGCAGAATTACCTTGTGGCAAAGTGGTTGCCTTGAAGAAACTTCATCGTTCGGAGGCCGAGAACCCAACTTTTGATATGAGTTTCAAAAACGAGGTAAAAGTGTTAACCGAGATCCGCCATCGAAACATTATAAAACTTCATGGATTCTGCTTACATAAACTATGCATGTTTTTGGTTTATGAGTACATGGAAAGGGGAAGCCTATTTTGTGTCCTAAACAATGATGTTGAAGCTATGGAATTGGATTGGAGGAAGAGGGTGAACATCATCAAAGACACTGCCCACGCCTTATCTTACATGCATCATGAATGCATTCCAGCAATTGTTCATCGAGATATAACaagcaacaatattttattgaacTCTAAATTAGAGGCTTTTGTCTCTGACTTTGGCACAGCTAAGCTCCTTGATCCTAATTCTTCTAATCAAACGTTAGTTGCTGGCACTTACGGTTACATTGCCCCAG AGTTGGCCTATACCATGAAAGTTACTGAAAAATGtgatgtttatagctttggaGTGGTGGCACTGGAAATATTAATGGGAAGACATCCAACAGAACTCCTGACTTCATTATCATCATTGTCTTCTCAAAACGTGATGTTACATGAAATATTAGACCAACGCCTTCCACTACCAAATCATCTGGTTGCACATGATATTTTCCTTGTCGCCACTATAGCATTTGCATGCCTCCACACCAAACCAAAGTCTCGGCCCGAAATGAAATCTGTGTCTCAAGAATTTCTTTCTCGAAAGAAGCCAATAGCCAAGCCTTTACATGCATTTTCACTATGGCAGCTAAGGAACCAGGAACTATTTATGGTTGGACCAGGAGATGAAACTCAATTATCAAGTGCTTGTTGTTAG
- the LOC133860571 gene encoding receptor-like protein 53 codes for MAPSVSVSISICINVVVVAWATCILFVAACDLSSLEPQAKALQETGWWGTAHNNSSSRCNWYGVTWYADHGYVTVIEIDLTNVSLGTNLKLNFSSLPNLARLDLRGTALQGSIPPEIATLSELTYLDLSNNNFQGSIPLEIGMLSKLTYLNLSNNNLQEGSIPPEIATLSELTYLDLSNNNLGSICWPFEIDWYVI; via the exons ATGGCACCCTCCGTTTCCGTTTCGATTTCCATTTGCATTAATGTGGTAGTAGTAGCATGGGCTACCTGTATCTTGTTTGTAGCAGCATGTGATTTGTCATCACTAGAACCACAGGCGAAGGCTCTGCAGGAGACTGGGTGGTGGGGTACTGCCCATAACAATTCCTCAAGTCGTTGCAATTGGTACGGTGTTACTTGGTATGCTGATCATGGATACGTGACAGTCATAGAGATTGACTTGACTAATGTCTCTTTGGGAACAAACTTGAAACTCAACTTCTCTTCTTTGCCAAATTTAGCCCGTCTGGATCTTCGTGGAACAGCACTTCAAGGAAGCATTCCACCTGAGATAGCAACTTTATCTGAACTCACCTACCTTGATCTCTCCAACAATAATTTTCAAGGAAGCATCCCACTTGAGATAGGTATGTTATCTAAACTAACCTACCTTAATCTGTCCAACAACAATCTTCAAGAGGGAAGCATTCCACCTGAGATAGCAACTTTATCTGAACTCACCTACCTTGATCTCTCCAACAATAATCTTGGAAGCATCTGTTGGCCATTTGAGATAG ATTGGTATGTTATCTAA
- the LOC133860572 gene encoding MDIS1-interacting receptor like kinase 2-like, giving the protein MAPTVSISICILAVVAWATCILFVAACDLSALESEAKALQETGWWGAHNNHSSRCNGITWNADHGYVTEIYLANVYLGTNLKLNFSSLPNLARLDLVGTALQGSIPPEIGTLSKLTYLDLSYNNLQGSIPPEIGTLSELTYLYLKNNNLQGSIPIEIGMLSKLTYLELSYNILTGVLPHSLTNPTQLEWFDISYNQITGPIPAYLWLFTNLTHLAMHGNQINGFISQKLGNLKNLVRLDLGHNNFVGPIPSSLWLLTNLAYMDISENQINGSISVEIGNLKSLTYLNLQANNFIGTIPTRLTECHRLTELLLSHNYINGSIPPKMSDLHSLNYINFSRNFISGEIPFELGDMPLSLLDLSYNKLTGLIPSPFPAVRQLNLSYNSLKGQIPDGYVLYHTSETLIGNNDLYGDTMDLPHLPRNRSIVTKIKLFVPIIIFLEFLVLGGLLFWKCKVKKTQFESRETKNGNLFSIWNYDGHIAYEDIIEATEDFNIKYCIGTGVYGSVYKTELPCGKVVALKKLHRLEAENPTFDMSFRNEVKELTEIRHRNIIKLHGFCLHKRCMFLVYEYMERGSLFYVLNNDVEAMELDWRKRMNIIKDTAHALSYMHHECIPAIVHRDITSNNILLNSKLEAFVSDFGTAKLLDPDSSNQTLIAGTYGYIAPELAYTMKVTEKCDVYSFGVVALEILMGRHPKELLSSLSSPSSQNVMLHEILDQRLPPPNHLVAHDIFHVATLAFACIHTIPKSRPTMKCVSQEFLSRKKTIAKPLHALSLRQLRNQEMYMIGLGDETQ; this is encoded by the exons ATGGCACCCACTGTTTCCATTTCCATTTGCATTCTGGCAGTAGTCGCATGGGCTACCTGTATCTTGTTTGTAGCAGCATGTGATTTATCAGCACTAGAATCGGAGGCGAAGGCTCTGCAGGAGACTGGGTGGTGGGGTGCCCATAACAATCACTCAAGTCGTTGCAACGGTATTACTTGGAATGCTGATCATGGATACGTGACAGAGATTTACTTGGCTAATGTCTATTTGGGAACAAACTTGAAACTCAACTTCTCATCTTTGCCAAATTTAGCCCGTCTGGATCTTGTTGGAACTGCACTTCAAGGAAGCATCCCACCTGAGATAGGTACTTTATCTAAACTTACCTACCTTGATCTCTCCTACAATAATCTTCAAGGAAGCATCCCACCTGAGATAGGAACTTTATCTGAACTCACCTACCTTTATCTCAAGAACAATAATCTTCAAGGAAGCATCCCAATTGAGATAGGTATGTTATCTAAACTAACCTATCTAGAACTCTCCTACAATATTCTGACAGGTGTGTTGCCTCATTCACTTACAAACCCCACCCAATTAGAGTGGTTTGACATTTCTTATAATCAAATCACTGGACCAATCCCTGCATATCTTTGGCTTTTTACCAATCTCACCCATCTGGCAATGCATGGAAATCAAATCAATGGTTTTATCTCCCAAAAATTGGGAAATCTAAAGAATCTTGTTCGTTTGGATCTGGGTCACAACAACTTTGTTGGACCCATCCCTTCATCTCTTTGGCTTTTAACCAATCTCGCCTATATGGATATAAGTGAAAATCAAATAAATGGCTCCATCTCAGTAGAAATAGGAAATTTGAAAAGCCTGACCTATCTGAATCTCCAAGCTAACAATTTCATTGGTACAATTCCTACTCGTCTAACCGAATGCCATAGGTTGACGGAGTTGCTATTGAGCCACAACTACATAAATGGAAGCATTCCCCCTAAGATGAGTGACCTTCATTCgctaaattatattaattttagtCGTAACTTTATCAGTGGAGAAATACCTTTTGAACTTGGGGATATGCCTTTATCGCTCTTGGATCTCAGCTACAATAAGCTTACTGGCCTCATTCCCTCTCCTTTCCCTGCTGTAAGACAACTCAACCTGTCTTACAATTCTTTGAAGGGTCAAATTCCAGACGGTTATGTTTTGTATCATACATCCGAAACATTAATTGGCAACAATGATTTATATGGTGACACCATGGATCTCCCTCATCTCCCTAGAAACAGATCAAttgtaacaaaaataaaactttttgttCCTATCATCATTTTTCTAGAATTCTTAGTTCTTGGAGGTCTTCTCTTTTGGAAGTGTAAGGTCAAGAAAACCCAGTTTGAGTCAAGAGAAACAAAGAATGGGAATTTGTTCTCCATATGGAATTATGATGGACATATTGCATATGAAGACATCATTGAAGCAACTGAGGACTTCAACATAAAGTATTGTATTGGAACCGGTGTTTATGGTAGTGTTTACAAAACAGAATTACCTTGTGGCAAAGTGGTTGCCTTGAAGAAACTTCATCGTTTGGAGGCTGAGAACCCAACTTTTGATATGAGTTTCAGGAACGAAGTAAAAGAGTTAACCGAGATTCGCCATCGAAACATTATAAAACTTCATGGGTTCTGCTTACATAAGCGATGCATGTTTTTGGTTTATGAGTACATGGAAAGGGGAAGCCTATTTTACGTCCTAAACAATGATGTTGAAGCTATGGAATTGGATTGGAGGAAGAGGATGAACATCATCAAAGACACCGCCCACGCCTTATCTTACATGCATCATGAATGCATTCCAGCAATTGTTCATCGAGATATAACaagcaacaatattttattgaattctAAATTAGAGGCTTTTGTCTCTGACTTTGGCACAGCTAAGCTCCTTGATCCTGATTCTTCTAATCAAACGTTAATTGCTGGCACTTATGGTTACATTGCCCCAG AGTTGGCCTATACCATGAAAGTCACTGAAAAATGCgatgtttatagctttggaGTGGTGGCACTGGAAATATTAATGGGAAGACATCCAAAAGAATTGTTGAGTTCATTATCATCACCGTCATCTCAAAACGTGATGTTACATGAAATATTAGACCAACGTCTGCCACCTCCAAATCACCTGGTTGCACATGATATTTTTCATGTCGCTACACTAGCATTTGCATGCATACACACCATACCAAAGTCTCGACCTACAATGAAATGCGTATCTCAAGAATTTCTCTCTCGGAAGAAGACAATAGCCAAGCCTTTACATGCACTTTCACTACGGCAGTTAAGGAATCAAGAAATGTATATGATTGGATTAGGGGATGAAACTCAATAA
- the LOC133860573 gene encoding probable V-type proton ATPase subunit d has translation MLISVAKGYSNPLPYRYACFWSSSFLNFGILQDDTYLRVGNVRAVTEKYPPYQSFFAKLSYGESEILDQAFYEGEVKRLCLAFEQQFHYGVFFAYMRLREQEIRNLMWISECVAQNQKSRVHDSVVFIF, from the exons ATGCTTATTTCTGTGGCAAAGGGTTATTCCAACCCTCTGCCATATAGATATGCTTGTTTCTGGTCTTCTAGTTTCTTGAACTTTGGCATCTTGCAAGATGATACCTATCTGAGGGTTGGGAAT GTCCGTGCTGTCACGGAAAAATATCCTCCATATCAGTCTTTTTTTGCTAAATTATCTTATGGAGAGAGCGAGATACTAGACCAGGCATTCTATGAAGGGGAAGTGAAAAGGCTTTGCTTAGCATTTGAGCAGCAG TTCCATTATGGTGTTTTCTTTGCTTACATGAGGTTGAGGGAGCAGGAGATAAGGAACTTGATGTGGATTTCTGAATGCGTGGCTCAGAATCAGAAGTCCAGAGTTCATGACAGTGTTGTCTTCATCTTTTAG